One stretch of Euphorbia lathyris chromosome 7, ddEupLath1.1, whole genome shotgun sequence DNA includes these proteins:
- the LOC136234846 gene encoding kinase-interacting family protein-like, with amino-acid sequence MADIEERIRTFLKTINPPEQQQEEEDEEAESGGGGIAVCGGGGGDTFAERAEWFFKKRPELLNLVQELYNNYISLKENSKHQRRLSSSSSSLFDNKESSMKVITPIPSSHDTRTQFGLQYFHNLTPLFDQQQEEIDTNWEIESSVSYHQTPTTTIPDTDDIVSSDTHGKTLHRTGSWSSSPYDIVSSSSTSTRSGFDEFISHLVLKNVEEEILKAQMSEIEQQNHECNTKMEILKKLIEVLESERVVLLSENSRLGEENRGLVSETVFMKRRVAQLTRCLMKMKEEHSVCMLTGKIEDLQRQIYGLEKRNKEYFDAKKKGEEEDEVLGCFQSAERLMKFKKKSVGVEVKRGRKLWEKIKKGIKFQGFISSSSSSCSTAAT; translated from the exons ATGGCAGACATAGAAGAGAGAATAAGAACATTTCTGAAAACCATTAATCCTCCAGAACaacaacaagaagaagaagatgaagaagcagaATCCGGTGGTGGTGGAATCGCCGTGtgcggcggcggcggcggagATACATTTGCGGAAAGAGCAGAATGGTTTTTCAAGAAACGTCCGGAGCTGCTTAATCTTGTTCAAGAACTGTATAATAATTACATTTCTTTGAAGGAAAACAGCAAGCATCAAAGAagactttcttcttcttcttcctcactaTTTGATAACAAG GAATCGAGCATGAAAGTGATTACGCCGATCCCGTCATCTCACGACACCCGAACTCAATTCGGTCTCCAATATTTCCACAACTTAACCCCACTATTCGATCAACAACAAGAAGAAATCGACACAAATTGGGAAATAGAAAGCTCAGTATCATATCACCAAACACCAACAACAACAATACCAGACACAGACGACATCGTTTCATCAGACACCCATGGAAAAACCCTACACCGTACAGGATCATGGTCAAGCTCCCCATACGACATCGTTTCATCCTCCTCCACCTCAACCAGATCTGGATTCGACGAGTTCATATCTCACCTGGTACTCAAGAACGTAGAAGAAGAGATCCTCAAAGCTCAGATGAGCGAAATCGAGCAACAAAATCACGAATGTAATACAAAGATGGAGATCTTGAAGAAACTAATTGAAGTTTTGGAATCGGAGAGAGTAGTTTTGCTCAGTGAGAATTCGAGATTGGGTGAGGAGAATCGAGGATTGGTTTCGGAAACTGTGTTTATGAAGAGGAGAGTTGCGCAATTGACGAGATGTTTGATGAAGATGAAGGAAGAACATAGTGTTTGTATGTTGACGGGGAAGATTGAGGATTTGCAGAGGCAGATTTATGGATTGGAGAAGAGGAATAAAGAGTATTTTGATGCGAAGAAGAAGggggaggaagaagatgaagtgtTAGGGTGTTTTCAATCTGCGGAAAGGTTgatgaagtttaagaaaaaaaGTGTAGGGGTTGAAGTGAAAAGGGGGAGAAAATTGTGGGAGAAAATTAAGAAAGGGATTAAGTTTCAGGgattcatttcttcttcttcttcatcttgttcaACTGCTGCTACTTaa